From the genome of Psychroserpens ponticola, one region includes:
- the sov gene encoding T9SS outer membrane translocon Sov/SprA yields the protein MKITNDTLLKSLQRFILILILVLVSTSAFSQQIPTGQDTTATAKTGFSLGSMNMPNPQSIVSKYTYDPVTDRYIYTESVGKFNINYPIILTPAEFQKLVLQEQQQLYYKQKIDAKEGKKEGAEEEQKNLLPEFYINSGFFETVFGGNTIEVIPQGSVEMDLGILYTKQDNPTFSPRNRSNFTFDFDQRISLSLLGKVGTRLQVTANYDTESTFDFQNLIKLEYTPTEDDIVRKIEVGNVAMPLNSSLITGAQSLFGVKTELQFGKTRVTAIFSEQRSQSQSVTAQGGGTLEEFEFFARDYDENRHFFLAQHFRNNYDEAMLRYPYINNNIQITRVEVWVTNRSNQTDNVRNLAAFQDLGESEVIGLNSPPPGFVNVGANQPPDNGNNDFDPTNIAGPGSLLSPLVRDITTVEQGIQVPANEGFDFGKLENARKLQEGSDYQLQQQLGYISLNQRLLNDEILAVAFQYTIGGEVYQVGEFANDGVNSTATNNDDDQDGIPNDADVDVNGDGSPDNGTDTDGDGINDATDADVNGDGTLDNGTDFDGDGINDNSIVLEGSTQSLIVKMLKSPVTSVDQPIWDLMMKNIYDTGAFQLEKDDFKLNIFYTEASPLNYISPVVLSDGTTIPFPTFDNNSPFDTTDDGEIVDTPLIRLFHLDRLNFNNDPQAGGDGFFDYVEGMTVLSQNGKIIFTKVEPFGRYLFDVLDDDGNPNDNAADYEEETYTNLNQEKYVYDILYKETKTAALDEAEKNKFQIKGRYKSSGGDGIPLGAFNVPRGSVVVTAGGRTLVEGVDYTVNYQIGRVQILDEALKASNIPINVSVENNAVFGQQTKRFTGVNVEHQFNENFVLGATILNLSERPITQKANYNTEPINNTIFGFNGNYSTEIPFFTRLVNKLPNVDTDVPSNLSVRGEFAYLAPGAPKGTDFNNEATAYVDDFEGTQGAIDLLSPQSWFLSSRPRLLGKTYPGFIGEDENGLQNGFDRAMLNWYTIDPIFYSSQRPGEITDDDVSNLYTRRIFIDEVFPEINVAQGQQTIINSLDLAYYPTERGPYNFDPDATTGVIDANDSWAGITRQITSTDFEQANVEYIDFWVQDPFLDDAVPAAAHGGKLFINLGNISEDVLKDGKKQFENGLPENGNISDLIPTSYTTVVPRNQSLIYTFSSTGANRDNQDVGYDGYDDNEEATIIPNGAAFGPDPANDNYRYYLNTSGDIFERYKKYNGLEGNSPDEFSDTNRGSTAQPDVEDINRDNTMNTIDSYFQYEIDITPSSLNISNPQINDIKNRNVTLPNGDERNVTWYQFRVPISDPTDAIGGITDIRSIRFARLFVNGFQQPRVLRFATLDLVRSDWRRYTLTLDEEPNNDSDNTDLNVGVVGLQENDGNYVLPPGVELEQLNNNNNIIRQNEQSLQVEVCELEPRDSRGVFKNINIDMRQYNKLRMFIHAQEGETGNLVDGDMVGFIRMGNDFTQNYYQIEVPLQVSSGSSTAENIWPEVNEINIELSVLEQIKSLGITNGTLANEDPTFYDVQDGQLTEVDEFDTHTIGQQRVAIKGNPNFGDVRVLMVGLKNPDNNGMNACAEAWFNELRLSDLDNEGGWAAVAAVDANFADFADISATGRKSTIGFGSVEQRPNERSREDVQQFDIVTNMNLGQLLPKKWGMQIPFNYGIGEEIITPEYDEFYRDIKLETQLANTNNKDSILNVNEQYTKRQSINFIGVRKNRTTDKKPRFYDVENLTLNYSYNKTEHRDFEIENSLDQNVRAGVNYNYSFEPKSIEPFKKNDSLFKGKYWKILKDFNFNPIPTSFSINTDIIRQFNKQKFREVDLTGDNIGLEELYRRNYNFNLQYVINYNLTKALSLNFTASNSNIVRNYFVDDVLNGRQDSDLDVWDGFFDFGDPNIQNQQLQINYEIPLYKIPTLSFLRATYSYTGDFQWQKGSDLNQNLQIRDQDDPNIINTYNLGNSIQNANTHNINSTLDMAKLYKYVGLVKKPVRAARGGRASNNAVPKGLEAKDIKKDSKSDANNLDANGNPIKSKVGAGTKILNGAIDLLTSVKRIQINYSENNGTFLPGYLPTPGFLGTLKPSLGFTFGSQADIRDRAARNGWLTVFPDFNQQYTEVTTKILDVSANVELIKDLKIDITGNRTYSENLTQNFNTTDLNDDGFSDTYNGLLTNSFGNFSISTALIKTAFSASDETQSAPFDDFRSNRIVIANRLAKEFYGTDNFARDGEGFPLGFGKNNQAVLLPAFLAAYKGQSADKIGLSAFRDIPIPNWQLKYTGFMKMKWFKKNFKRFSITHGYRSSYTINQFRSNLDLEPGSLKPGVTYENQDQDKVLDQAGNFKNATIFSNINLEEQFSPLFRLDFEMKNSIKILAEMKKDRILSLSFDNNLLTEIQGNEYILGLGYRIKDLRIRSKLAGPKQIIKSDLNLKADISVRNNKTIIRYLDIENNQITQGQTIWGLKFAADYAFTNNLTAIFYFDYTFSEYEISTAFPQTTIRSGFTLRYNFGN from the coding sequence ATTAAAATAACTAACGATACCTTGCTTAAATCTTTACAACGTTTTATCTTGATTCTAATTTTGGTGCTAGTTAGTACTTCTGCTTTTTCACAGCAAATACCAACAGGACAAGATACTACAGCTACAGCTAAAACAGGCTTTTCATTAGGTAGTATGAATATGCCTAATCCTCAAAGTATTGTTTCAAAATATACTTATGATCCTGTTACAGATCGTTACATTTATACAGAATCAGTTGGCAAATTTAATATTAATTATCCAATAATATTAACACCAGCAGAGTTTCAAAAATTAGTTTTACAAGAGCAACAACAATTGTACTATAAACAAAAAATTGATGCGAAAGAGGGTAAAAAAGAAGGTGCTGAAGAAGAGCAAAAAAATCTGTTGCCAGAGTTTTATATCAATTCAGGGTTTTTCGAAACTGTTTTTGGTGGTAATACTATAGAAGTGATTCCTCAAGGTTCTGTTGAAATGGATTTAGGTATTTTGTATACCAAACAAGATAATCCAACATTTTCTCCTAGAAACAGAAGTAATTTTACATTTGATTTTGATCAACGTATCAGTTTAAGTTTACTCGGTAAAGTGGGAACAAGATTACAGGTAACCGCTAATTATGATACAGAATCTACTTTTGATTTTCAAAACTTAATTAAGTTAGAATACACACCAACCGAAGACGATATTGTAAGAAAAATTGAAGTAGGTAACGTTGCCATGCCTCTTAATAGTTCATTAATTACTGGAGCCCAAAGTCTTTTCGGTGTAAAAACTGAATTGCAATTTGGAAAAACAAGAGTGACCGCTATCTTTTCTGAACAACGATCTCAATCACAATCTGTTACTGCTCAAGGTGGAGGAACATTAGAAGAATTTGAGTTTTTCGCAAGGGATTATGATGAAAATAGACACTTCTTTTTGGCACAACACTTTAGAAATAATTATGATGAAGCGATGCTTCGGTATCCATACATTAATAATAATATCCAAATTACACGTGTTGAAGTTTGGGTGACAAATAGAAGTAATCAAACAGATAACGTTAGAAATTTAGCAGCATTCCAAGATTTAGGAGAGTCAGAAGTAATAGGTTTAAATAGTCCACCACCAGGATTTGTTAATGTAGGTGCTAATCAGCCACCAGATAATGGTAATAACGACTTCGATCCAACAAATATAGCAGGACCAGGTTCTTTACTGTCTCCTTTAGTTAGAGATATTACAACTGTCGAACAAGGTATTCAGGTGCCAGCCAATGAAGGATTCGATTTTGGTAAATTAGAAAATGCTAGAAAATTACAAGAAGGTTCCGACTATCAATTACAACAGCAACTAGGTTATATTTCACTTAACCAAAGACTTTTAAATGATGAAATTTTAGCAGTGGCTTTCCAATATACTATTGGTGGAGAAGTGTATCAAGTTGGTGAATTTGCAAATGATGGTGTTAATTCTACGGCAACAAATAATGATGATGATCAAGATGGCATTCCTAATGATGCAGATGTAGATGTAAATGGAGATGGTTCTCCTGACAATGGCACTGATACAGATGGAGATGGAATTAATGATGCAACTGATGCCGATGTAAATGGCGATGGAACTCTTGACAATGGTACAGATTTCGATGGTGATGGAATTAATGACAACTCCATTGTTCTTGAAGGCTCTACTCAAAGTTTAATTGTTAAGATGCTTAAGAGCCCTGTAACAAGTGTCGATCAGCCTATTTGGGACTTGATGATGAAAAATATTTATGACACAGGAGCATTTCAATTAGAAAAAGATGATTTTAAACTTAACATTTTTTATACAGAAGCTTCGCCATTAAATTATATTTCTCCAGTGGTTTTATCCGATGGAACAACAATACCATTCCCAACTTTTGATAATAACTCTCCTTTTGATACCACTGATGATGGTGAGATTGTAGATACACCATTAATTCGATTATTTCATTTAGACCGATTAAATTTCAATAACGATCCACAAGCTGGAGGTGATGGTTTCTTTGATTATGTAGAAGGAATGACGGTATTATCACAAAATGGAAAAATTATATTTACTAAAGTTGAACCTTTTGGACGTTACCTTTTTGATGTACTAGATGATGATGGTAATCCAAATGATAATGCTGCAGATTATGAGGAAGAAACATATACAAACTTAAATCAAGAAAAATATGTTTATGATATCCTGTATAAAGAAACTAAAACAGCAGCTTTAGATGAAGCAGAAAAGAATAAGTTTCAAATTAAAGGACGTTATAAATCTTCTGGTGGTGATGGTATTCCTTTAGGAGCATTTAATGTTCCAAGAGGTTCTGTTGTTGTTACTGCTGGTGGTCGTACTTTAGTTGAAGGTGTAGATTATACTGTAAATTATCAAATTGGACGTGTTCAAATTCTAGATGAGGCTTTAAAAGCTTCTAATATTCCAATAAACGTTTCCGTAGAAAATAATGCAGTTTTTGGTCAACAAACAAAACGATTTACAGGTGTAAATGTTGAACACCAGTTTAATGAGAATTTTGTTTTAGGAGCTACTATTTTAAATCTTAGCGAAAGACCAATCACTCAAAAAGCAAATTATAATACAGAACCAATTAACAACACCATTTTTGGTTTTAATGGTAATTACTCAACTGAGATTCCATTTTTTACACGTTTAGTAAATAAACTTCCAAATGTAGATACAGATGTGCCTTCTAATTTATCTGTTAGAGGTGAATTTGCATATTTAGCTCCAGGTGCTCCAAAAGGGACAGATTTTAATAATGAAGCTACAGCTTATGTTGATGATTTTGAAGGCACTCAAGGTGCTATCGATTTATTATCACCTCAATCTTGGTTTTTGTCTAGTAGACCTAGACTATTAGGTAAAACGTATCCAGGTTTTATTGGTGAAGATGAAAACGGTTTACAAAACGGATTTGATAGAGCCATGCTAAACTGGTATACTATTGATCCAATTTTTTATAGTAGTCAACGTCCTGGTGAAATTACAGATGATGATGTGTCGAATTTATATACGAGACGAATATTCATTGACGAAGTATTCCCTGAAATTAATGTCGCTCAAGGCCAGCAAACGATCATAAATTCTTTAGATTTAGCCTACTATCCAACAGAAAGAGGTCCTTATAATTTTGATCCAGATGCTACAACTGGAGTCATTGATGCCAATGATAGTTGGGCAGGTATTACAAGACAAATTACGTCTACAGATTTTGAGCAAGCTAATGTTGAATATATCGATTTTTGGGTGCAAGATCCTTTCTTAGATGACGCTGTTCCTGCTGCTGCGCATGGAGGAAAACTATTTATAAATCTTGGAAATATCTCTGAAGATGTATTAAAAGATGGTAAAAAGCAATTCGAAAACGGACTTCCCGAAAATGGTAATATTAGCGATTTAATACCAACGAGTTATACTACTGTAGTGCCAAGAAATCAATCTTTGATTTATACATTTTCATCTACAGGAGCAAACCGAGATAATCAAGATGTTGGTTATGATGGTTATGATGACAATGAAGAAGCAACGATCATTCCTAATGGTGCTGCTTTTGGACCAGATCCAGCAAATGATAACTACAGATATTATCTAAATACTAGTGGAGATATTTTTGAACGTTACAAAAAATATAACGGTTTAGAAGGAAATTCTCCGGACGAATTTTCTGATACTAATAGAGGTTCAACGGCTCAGCCAGATGTTGAAGATATTAATAGAGATAATACAATGAATACGATTGATAGCTATTTTCAATATGAAATAGATATTACACCATCGTCATTGAATATTTCGAATCCTCAAATTAATGATATTAAAAATAGAAATGTCACACTTCCAAATGGTGATGAACGCAATGTGACTTGGTACCAATTTAGAGTTCCAATCTCTGACCCAACTGATGCTATTGGTGGAATAACTGATATTAGATCTATACGTTTTGCTAGACTATTTGTAAACGGGTTTCAACAACCAAGAGTATTACGTTTTGCAACATTAGATTTAGTTAGAAGTGATTGGAGACGTTATACACTTACTCTAGATGAAGAGCCAAATAATGACAGTGATAACACAGACCTTAATGTAGGCGTTGTTGGCTTACAGGAAAATGATGGGAATTATGTGTTGCCTCCAGGAGTTGAGCTTGAACAACTTAATAATAACAACAATATTATCAGACAGAATGAACAATCCTTACAAGTTGAGGTTTGCGAATTAGAACCTAGAGATTCTAGAGGTGTATTTAAAAATATTAATATAGATATGCGTCAGTATAATAAACTGCGAATGTTTATACATGCTCAAGAAGGTGAAACAGGCAATTTAGTTGATGGTGATATGGTTGGTTTTATTCGTATGGGTAATGATTTTACTCAAAACTATTATCAAATCGAAGTGCCTTTGCAAGTGTCTTCTGGGTCATCTACAGCTGAAAATATCTGGCCTGAAGTTAATGAAATCAATATTGAACTTAGTGTTCTTGAACAGATAAAATCCTTAGGGATTACTAATGGAACTTTAGCAAATGAAGATCCTACATTTTATGATGTTCAAGATGGTCAACTCACCGAAGTTGATGAATTTGACACGCATACTATAGGACAACAAAGAGTTGCTATTAAAGGTAATCCAAACTTTGGAGATGTTAGAGTGTTAATGGTTGGACTTAAAAATCCTGACAATAATGGTATGAATGCTTGCGCTGAAGCATGGTTTAATGAACTTCGTTTATCAGATTTAGACAACGAAGGTGGTTGGGCTGCTGTGGCAGCTGTGGATGCAAATTTTGCTGATTTCGCAGATATTAGTGCTACAGGAAGAAAAAGTACCATTGGATTTGGTTCTGTTGAACAACGACCAAATGAGCGTAGTAGAGAAGATGTTCAACAATTTGATATCGTAACCAATATGAATTTAGGACAGCTTTTGCCTAAAAAATGGGGAATGCAAATTCCATTCAATTATGGTATTGGTGAAGAAATAATTACACCAGAATATGATGAGTTTTATCGTGACATTAAACTAGAAACTCAATTAGCAAATACAAACAATAAGGATTCAATCTTAAATGTTAATGAGCAATATACAAAGCGACAGAGTATTAATTTTATTGGTGTAAGAAAAAATAGAACTACTGATAAAAAGCCTCGTTTTTATGATGTTGAAAATTTAACTTTAAACTATTCATATAATAAAACTGAACATAGAGATTTTGAAATTGAAAACTCTTTAGACCAAAATGTGAGAGCTGGAGTTAATTATAACTATAGTTTTGAACCAAAGAGTATAGAACCTTTCAAAAAGAACGATTCTTTATTTAAAGGGAAATATTGGAAAATTCTTAAAGATTTTAATTTCAATCCAATTCCAACTAGTTTCTCAATAAATACAGATATAATTAGACAGTTTAATAAACAGAAATTTAGAGAAGTCGATTTAACAGGTGATAATATTGGTTTAGAAGAACTGTATAGAAGAAATTATAATTTCAACCTTCAGTATGTTATTAATTATAACCTTACGAAGGCATTAAGCCTTAATTTCACAGCCTCAAACTCTAATATTGTTCGTAATTATTTTGTTGATGATGTTTTAAATGGAAGACAGGATTCTGACTTAGATGTTTGGGATGGCTTCTTCGATTTTGGAGACCCAAATATCCAAAATCAACAACTTCAAATTAATTATGAAATTCCATTGTATAAAATTCCAACATTAAGCTTTTTAAGAGCTACATATTCTTATACTGGAGATTTTCAATGGCAAAAAGGTTCAGATTTAAATCAGAATTTACAGATCAGAGATCAAGATGATCCAAATATTATTAATACCTATAACTTAGGTAATTCCATTCAAAATGCGAATACTCATAATATCAATTCTACCTTAGATATGGCTAAACTTTACAAGTATGTAGGACTTGTAAAAAAACCAGTTAGAGCAGCTAGAGGTGGTCGTGCGTCAAATAACGCAGTTCCAAAAGGGCTTGAAGCAAAAGATATTAAAAAAGATAGTAAATCAGATGCTAATAATCTTGATGCAAATGGTAATCCAATTAAGAGTAAGGTTGGTGCAGGAACAAAAATTTTAAATGGTGCTATCGATTTATTAACTAGCGTAAAACGAATTCAAATTAACTACTCTGAAAATAATGGTACATTTTTACCAGGTTATTTGCCAACTCCAGGCTTTCTAGGAACATTAAAACCGTCTTTAGGATTTACTTTTGGTAGCCAAGCAGATATTAGAGATCGAGCAGCACGAAATGGATGGCTAACTGTGTTTCCAGATTTTAATCAGCAATATACTGAGGTTACAACTAAAATTCTTGATGTATCTGCAAATGTCGAGTTGATAAAAGATTTAAAAATTGATATCACTGGAAACAGGACTTACTCAGAAAATTTAACTCAAAACTTTAATACCACAGATCTTAATGATGATGGTTTTAGTGATACTTACAATGGATTACTAACCAATTCATTTGGAAACTTTAGTATTTCAACAGCTCTTATTAAAACAGCATTTAGTGCTAGCGACGAAACTCAATCTGCTCCTTTTGATGATTTTAGATCTAATAGAATAGTAATTGCAAATCGTTTGGCTAAAGAGTTTTATGGAACAGATAACTTTGCTAGAGATGGCGAAGGTTTTCCATTAGGTTTTGGTAAAAATAACCAAGCCGTATTATTGCCAGCGTTTTTAGCGGCTTATAAAGGTCAGAGTGCTGATAAAATAGGTTTATCAGCGTTTAGAGATATTCCAATTCCTAATTGGCAATTGAAATATACAGGTTTCATGAAAATGAAATGGTTTAAAAAGAATTTTAAGCGTTTCTCAATCACGCATGGTTATAGATCTAGTTATACTATTAATCAATTCAGATCAAACCTAGATTTAGAGCCTGGAAGTTTAAAACCAGGAGTTACTTATGAAAATCAAGATCAAGACAAAGTTCTAGATCAAGCTGGTAATTTTAAAAATGCAACCATATTTAGTAATATCAATTTAGAAGAACAATTTAGTCCGCTATTTAGGTTGGATTTTGAAATGAAAAATTCAATAAAGATATTGGCTGAAATGAAAAAGGATAGAATTTTGTCTTTAAGTTTTGATAATAATCTCCTTACAGAAATTCAAGGAAATGAATATATCTTAGGGCTTGGTTATCGTATTAAAGATTTAAGAATACGTTCTAAATTAGCAGGTCCTAAACAAATCATTAAGAGTGATTTAAATTTGAAAGCTGATATTTCAGTAAGAAATAATAAAACGATCATTAGATATTTAGATATTGAAAACAATCAAATTACTCAAGGTCAAACAATTTGGGGATTAAAGTTTGCTGCTGATTATGCATTTACTAACAACCTAACTGCTATTTTCTATTTTGATTATACATTCTCTGAGTATGAGATTTCAACAGCTTTTCCTCAAACAACAATACGTTCAGGATTTACTCTGCGATATAATTTTGGTAATTAA
- the gcvH gene encoding glycine cleavage system protein GcvH yields the protein MNIPSDLKYTKDHEWIKIEGDTATIGITDFAQSELGDIVYVEVETVDETLDAEEIFGTVEAVKTVSDLFLPLSGEIVEFNESLEDEPEKVNSDPYGEGWMIKMKFSDASQVEGLLSSDDYKAIVGA from the coding sequence ATGAATATACCATCAGATTTAAAATACACAAAAGACCACGAATGGATTAAGATTGAAGGTGACACTGCAACGATAGGAATTACTGATTTCGCTCAAAGTGAATTAGGTGATATCGTTTATGTTGAGGTTGAAACTGTTGATGAAACACTTGATGCTGAAGAGATTTTTGGTACTGTTGAAGCTGTAAAAACCGTTTCAGATTTATTCTTACCACTTTCTGGCGAAATTGTTGAATTTAATGAATCTCTGGAAGATGAACCAGAAAAGGTCAATTCCGACCCATATGGAGAAGGATGGATGATAAAAATGAAATTCTCTGATGCTTCACAAGTTGAAGGTTTGCTTTCTTCAGACGATTATAAAGCTATTGTAGGTGCTTAA
- a CDS encoding VanZ family protein: protein MLVYIIALTYGSLGNISGVPKLGFTFDDKIYHLLAYAILTFLLFNYIRTTQVKKAILLSASIAFVYGIIIEVLQSTLTDFRTPDYYDVLANTIGVVFIMLLLRFKTKLKLK, encoded by the coding sequence GTGCTCGTTTATATAATAGCACTCACTTATGGTAGTTTAGGTAATATTAGCGGAGTTCCAAAATTGGGATTTACATTTGATGATAAAATTTATCATTTATTGGCCTATGCAATTCTTACTTTTTTGCTCTTTAATTACATTAGAACAACCCAAGTAAAAAAGGCTATTTTACTTTCGGCAAGTATTGCATTTGTTTATGGCATTATTATTGAGGTTTTACAATCAACATTAACAGATTTTAGAACACCAGATTATTATGATGTTCTTGCAAATACAATAGGAGTGGTATTTATAATGTTGTTGTTGAGATTTAAAACGAAACTAAAGTTAAAATAA
- a CDS encoding energy transducer TonB has protein sequence MEPKKNTKSDVSRNASLYFAVGLTLMMALTYLTINYKSYDKSDIDYGMVDVDDELEEEIPITQQEIIPPPPPPPPPVVPEEIEIVEDEKEVEETVIESTETDQEEEIVEVEEVEVEEVEEDIEVPFAVIENVPIFPGCEKEKGNNAKKQCMSDKIAKFVNRKFNTELAGDLGLSGKQRISVIFKIDKNGNITNIRARAPHPGLEKEAKRVIGLLPKMKPGKQRGKAVTVPYSLPILFQVQD, from the coding sequence ATGGAACCTAAAAAAAATACAAAATCTGATGTGAGCAGAAATGCATCTCTCTATTTTGCAGTCGGTTTAACGTTAATGATGGCATTGACCTATTTAACAATAAACTATAAGTCATATGATAAATCTGATATAGACTATGGAATGGTAGATGTTGATGATGAATTAGAAGAAGAAATTCCAATCACTCAACAGGAAATAATTCCACCACCACCACCACCTCCACCACCAGTTGTTCCAGAAGAAATTGAAATTGTAGAGGATGAAAAAGAGGTAGAAGAAACAGTAATTGAATCTACAGAAACTGATCAAGAAGAAGAAATTGTTGAGGTGGAAGAAGTAGAAGTAGAAGAAGTCGAAGAAGATATTGAAGTGCCATTTGCAGTCATTGAGAATGTTCCAATTTTTCCAGGATGTGAAAAGGAAAAAGGAAACAATGCTAAAAAGCAATGTATGTCTGATAAGATTGCAAAATTTGTAAACAGAAAATTTAATACTGAATTAGCTGGAGACTTAGGGCTTTCAGGAAAGCAACGTATCAGCGTTATTTTTAAAATTGATAAAAACGGTAATATTACTAATATTAGAGCTAGAGCTCCGCATCCAGGTTTAGAAAAAGAAGCAAAACGAGTAATAGGTTTGCTTCCAAAAATGAAACCAGGAAAACAACGTGGAAAAGCCGTAACAGTACCTTACTCACTTCCAATTTTATTCCAAGTACAAGACTAG
- a CDS encoding energy transducer TonB, with the protein MKNFKKSHSIAGQSNAKMQKSQKHDANLQKNSMLYFQIGLILCLLGTYGLFEMKFEKKEFTIQEIAQIEDTGEVLVKPYTIETDVKIEKQVEQKSLSLVDKPPVIVEDNVVIIENPIVISKNEILNKPIDVGSLGNIEKPDEIIEPPFSMKDVEVVPIYPGCEKATTNRERVKCMSNKLGKLIQRKFNTSLAADLGLFGMQKIDVQFKIDKNGLITEIKTRAPLQQLEDEANRVVNKIPQMTPGKQRHKPVAVLYNLPIKFQVR; encoded by the coding sequence ATGAAAAATTTTAAAAAATCGCACAGTATTGCTGGTCAGAGCAATGCTAAGATGCAAAAATCGCAAAAGCATGATGCAAATTTACAAAAAAACTCAATGCTCTATTTTCAAATAGGGCTTATTTTATGTTTGTTGGGCACTTATGGTTTGTTTGAAATGAAATTTGAAAAGAAAGAGTTTACCATTCAAGAAATCGCCCAAATTGAAGATACTGGAGAAGTGCTGGTCAAACCTTACACGATTGAGACAGATGTTAAAATTGAAAAACAAGTAGAGCAGAAATCATTATCTCTTGTTGACAAGCCACCAGTAATTGTTGAAGATAATGTTGTAATTATTGAAAACCCAATTGTTATATCAAAAAATGAAATTTTAAATAAACCAATAGATGTTGGTAGTCTTGGTAATATTGAAAAACCAGATGAAATTATCGAGCCTCCATTCAGTATGAAAGATGTTGAGGTAGTGCCAATTTATCCAGGATGTGAAAAAGCAACGACCAATAGAGAGCGTGTTAAATGCATGTCAAATAAGTTAGGGAAATTAATTCAGAGAAAGTTTAATACTAGCTTAGCTGCCGATTTAGGTTTATTTGGGATGCAAAAAATTGATGTGCAATTTAAGATTGATAAGAATGGTCTAATCACCGAAATTAAAACGAGAGCTCCTCTTCAGCAATTAGAAGATGAAGCTAATCGTGTCGTAAATAAGATTCCTCAAATGACTCCTGGGAAGCAACGTCATAAACCTGTAGCAGTATTGTATAACTTACCAATAAAATTTCAGGTAAGATAA